A region from the Candidatus Latescibacter sp. genome encodes:
- a CDS encoding ATP-binding protein, translating into MEDKSQSLARIIASQVIDQLLVGDRVSLMEAMEKAASTDQNITYMCIEDSGGGIISHTFKNGFPLELQKILKNNRKQVLRFRTGEGPILDVSVPIMSGQLGWLHIGFSRKHALESLTHLFIVLSIGMTGALILIFAGAWFVSVKVSRPINILEREVSRFTPEKTPETALELKGTREIESLAHGFNEMVRRLNTLEHERAVIQKKMIHTERLSALGEMAAGLTHEIRNPLDGMLECVRYLEAESVKSERQTKFLPMIHEGLERINEVIENMLMFARSGTIATAEVCMTSDIVDTLEVMMQGKLKFRKIKLTWHKPGTCTCLCNKPAMVQALLNLVLNAVEAVKEKDAPEIFIEAVCDAKWVYISVEDNGAGIPQESEEKIFELFYTTKPSGRGTGLGLPISRQLIRAGGGDLVLSSRPSSLGGARFEIKIPRVYQKDCSLV; encoded by the coding sequence ATGGAGGATAAAAGTCAAAGTCTTGCCAGAATCATTGCCAGCCAGGTTATTGATCAACTGCTGGTAGGCGACAGGGTATCACTCATGGAGGCCATGGAAAAAGCTGCTTCGACCGATCAGAACATAACCTATATGTGTATCGAAGATTCCGGCGGCGGTATTATTTCCCATACCTTTAAGAACGGGTTCCCGCTTGAATTACAGAAAATATTGAAGAATAACAGAAAACAGGTTTTGAGATTCCGGACCGGCGAAGGTCCCATATTAGATGTTTCCGTTCCCATCATGTCCGGTCAATTGGGTTGGCTGCATATCGGGTTTTCGAGAAAACATGCCCTGGAGAGTTTGACCCATTTGTTTATTGTATTGAGCATCGGAATGACCGGAGCTTTGATTTTGATTTTTGCCGGAGCATGGTTTGTTTCAGTAAAAGTAAGCCGGCCGATCAATATCCTGGAAAGGGAAGTCTCCCGGTTTACTCCTGAAAAAACACCCGAAACTGCGCTCGAGCTCAAGGGAACGCGGGAAATCGAGTCACTGGCCCATGGTTTTAATGAAATGGTGCGCCGCCTTAATACGCTAGAGCATGAGCGGGCGGTAATCCAGAAGAAAATGATCCATACAGAACGTTTATCGGCCCTCGGCGAAATGGCCGCGGGTCTTACCCATGAGATTCGCAACCCCCTTGACGGTATGCTGGAGTGTGTTCGATATCTGGAAGCGGAATCGGTAAAAAGCGAGCGCCAGACCAAATTTCTCCCCATGATTCACGAGGGACTGGAGCGGATCAATGAGGTGATCGAGAACATGCTGATGTTTGCCCGCTCGGGCACTATAGCTACGGCGGAAGTTTGCATGACCTCAGACATCGTCGACACTCTTGAAGTAATGATGCAGGGGAAGTTGAAATTCCGGAAAATAAAGCTGACATGGCATAAACCCGGAACCTGTACATGTTTATGCAATAAACCGGCAATGGTTCAGGCCTTGCTGAATCTGGTCCTTAATGCGGTCGAAGCGGTGAAAGAAAAGGATGCACCGGAAATATTCATCGAGGCAGTATGCGACGCCAAATGGGTATATATATCCGTTGAAGATAATGGCGCCGGTATTCCGCAGGAAAGCGAAGAGAAAATATTTGAATTATTCTATACTACAAAACCTTCGGGAAGGGGCACCGGATTAGGACTGCCGATTTCCCGTCAGCTTATTCGGGCCGGCGGCGGCGATTTGGTGCTGTCTTCCCGGCCATCATCCCTTGGAGGGGCCCGGTTCGAAATTAAAATTCCAAGGGTTTACCAGAAGGATTGCAGCCTTGTCTGA